CCGGCGTGGCCGGGTTTGGCGCGTGTGTGGGGTGTGCGCAGGCGGCGCCCGGTGCGTAGTTTCGCTTTCTTCTCCCCGACCAGGCCGGCGTAGTAGGCCTGGTAGATGCTCTCGGCGCAGGCGCGCTGGTGCCACTGGTCGGGGTGGGCGGCGGCGAGGTGTCCGGCGATCTGGCCGGGCGACCAGCCGGCCGCGAGGAGTGCGTGTACCTGTTCGCGCAGGGGCTCGTTCGCTTCGATCTTGGCCGGGCGGTCGCGGCGTCGGGCGAGGTAGGCCTGGTTGTGGGCGTAGTAGGGGTCATAGACCCCGTTGGGTCTGCTGTTGCGCTCGATCTCGCGGTAGACGGTCGCGACGCTCTTGCCGATCGCCTCGGCGATCAGCGGTTTGGGGCGGCGTGCACGGGTGCCGTCGGCGATCACGATCCGGTCTTGGAGTGAGAGGAAACGGGCTGAGACCCGGGCTGGTTCATCGATGCTCACCCCACCAGCGTGCTGGAGCCAGCGGCAGCCGGCGCTTTCGGATACTCCGGCCGCCGCTGCCGCCTGCCTTTGGGTATAGCCCGAATGGATGAGCTCGAAGAACCGGTACTTGACCTCGCGCGCAACGGGTATCCCAGTCGGATTGGGCACGTACGAAACCTCTCAACGAGAAGTTCGCAACCATCACTGGAAACCGCCTGGCGGATTCTGCAGGGCGCCGCTTGACCTCCCGGCAGAACCCTGATCGGGCTTCGCCTGCCCGACCGAGGAGAGAGCCCACCCCAATGCCGTTCGGTTCAGTTCCATGATCGTTGGTGCAGTGCCGATGAACTGCGTCGATGGCTATGTTCGATCGTTAACGCGTTCGTCAGTGGCTGACTACCGCTGTGTAGCCGGCTCTGGCGGCAAGCGACCAGTAGCCTGCGTGCGCTGCAGCGGTTGACGTGCGCCGATGCCCCTTGGTCATTACGCGCGCCGCGTTGCGTGCGGCGCGGCATGCCCGTTTGAACCGAACGACATTGGAGCCCACCCCCTGGGGGAATGGTGTGAGCTGTGCTCGGGCCCGGGTCCCGGCCCGTGGCCCGGTCGCGCT
This genomic window from Actinospica robiniae DSM 44927 contains:
- a CDS encoding IS30 family transposase, translating into MPNPTGIPVAREVKYRFFELIHSGYTQRQAAAAAGVSESAGCRWLQHAGGVSIDEPARVSARFLSLQDRIVIADGTRARRPKPLIAEAIGKSVATVYREIERNSRPNGVYDPYYAHNQAYLARRRDRPAKIEANEPLREQVHALLAAGWSPGQIAGHLAAAHPDQWHQRACAESIYQAYYAGLVGEKKAKLRTGRRLRTPHTRAKPGHAGPIPHMTSIRQRPAAADDRSEPGHWEGDLIIGKHQRSQIGTLVCRHTRYLRLIHLPHRRTGETMRDALVAQLADLPAQILKSLTWDQGSEMARHRETTELTGMPVFFCDPHSPWQRPTNENTNGLLRQYFPKSTDLSRHTLEDLRHVEHLLNTRPRRVLEWATPEERMAQWIPRQHTTLIRNH